Proteins co-encoded in one Sporosarcina sp. FSL K6-1522 genomic window:
- a CDS encoding DUF6011 domain-containing protein, which produces MRMECGRCGRELKTQKSIDDGYGPVCKVKQAEADAEFERIQITLDEVVGQEVAV; this is translated from the coding sequence ATGAGGATGGAATGCGGACGATGTGGCAGGGAGCTGAAAACGCAGAAGTCGATTGATGATGGGTATGGGCCGGTGTGCAAGGTGAAACAGGCCGAAGCGGATGCGGAGTTTGAAAGGATTCAAATTACGCTGGATGAGGTTGTTGGGCAGGAGGTGGCAGTTTGA